A window from Chryseobacterium vaccae encodes these proteins:
- a CDS encoding S8 family peptidase has translation MKKHLFLASTLIAFLAGAQKNDALMREFENQNNKNSEKFDAYISKNYGTKKDSKTQHEIEEKKSHLAGFLGEIPYFYELHDIDQIKNSNSDFLQNGTIAGLNGSFNGENIKFTVFDGGRVYAAHNVFNNATGRVTNKEAGTMNYSAHATAVSSFIGGKSFVSSNKDIQGIAKNSTFDSYAFMTSKLPGNTSESNVFQKIITAQPKISNHSYGTNLGWDYRPVNGSYAWIWNGYYNNGTSYNAQGTYLNNDENYDKIVYTNPSYIIVKSAGNSYGMTPSSYETKYYQNSSGNLVTFGFMSSNIPTKNCNSGYDCIGTGSLAKNIIVVGATDILTASNKRYSNASSVIKSSYSSAGPRDDGGIKPDITTVGTNVGHASTAENTTGSTTYGSGSGTSYSGPIVTGIIGLWTQINKQLFNGAEFNAASAKVLMIHSASEAGNIGPDPHHGWGFINAKKGAELLVGKSNGTVLFTDETLNSGVANRKTITATGTEPLKVTISWIDPAYKVPNYQTFQELHNVRTSTLVNDIDLRIIDTSNNTVYYPWKLDPANPLTATKADNKVDNVEQVVIDAPTAGRSYRIEITNKGNLVNDSGANAPQNYSIMVTGYNSQQAPASKSVTNEKSLNSNISIVPTLTKSTVNVLNAPEKSVFNLYDLSGKKLHSGTINRGTESIDLSSYPNAIYIIEINTGKETVSKRVIKE, from the coding sequence ATGAAAAAACATTTATTTCTAGCAAGCACTCTGATTGCTTTTTTAGCAGGTGCACAAAAAAATGACGCATTAATGCGTGAGTTCGAAAACCAGAACAACAAAAACAGCGAAAAATTTGATGCTTACATTTCGAAAAACTACGGGACTAAAAAAGACTCCAAAACACAGCATGAAATTGAAGAGAAGAAAAGCCATCTTGCCGGATTTCTGGGTGAAATCCCCTATTTCTATGAACTTCATGATATAGACCAGATTAAAAACTCAAATTCTGATTTTCTTCAAAATGGAACCATTGCAGGACTGAACGGGTCTTTTAATGGTGAAAACATTAAATTTACCGTATTTGACGGCGGAAGAGTTTATGCAGCACACAATGTATTCAACAATGCAACCGGTCGTGTTACCAATAAAGAAGCCGGCACAATGAATTACAGCGCGCATGCCACAGCTGTTTCCAGTTTCATAGGAGGTAAATCATTCGTTTCTTCCAATAAAGACATCCAGGGTATTGCCAAGAACTCCACTTTTGATTCTTATGCATTCATGACATCAAAACTTCCGGGCAACACTTCAGAAAGCAATGTTTTTCAAAAAATAATAACCGCACAGCCTAAAATATCCAATCACTCCTATGGAACCAATTTAGGTTGGGATTACCGTCCTGTAAATGGCTCTTATGCATGGATATGGAATGGTTATTACAACAACGGGACATCTTATAATGCCCAAGGAACCTACTTAAACAATGATGAAAATTATGATAAAATTGTCTACACCAATCCTTCTTATATTATTGTAAAATCTGCCGGTAACTCTTATGGCATGACACCATCATCATATGAGACTAAATACTATCAGAATTCCTCTGGAAACCTTGTAACGTTTGGTTTCATGTCTTCCAACATTCCTACAAAGAACTGTAATTCAGGATATGACTGTATCGGAACCGGCTCGCTGGCTAAAAATATTATCGTTGTTGGAGCTACAGATATTCTTACTGCTTCCAATAAAAGATACAGCAATGCTTCCAGCGTCATCAAATCCAGCTACAGCAGTGCAGGACCAAGAGATGACGGAGGGATAAAGCCTGACATTACAACAGTCGGCACTAACGTAGGCCATGCTTCTACAGCTGAAAATACTACAGGAAGCACCACCTATGGTTCAGGCAGTGGAACTTCTTATTCCGGACCTATTGTTACCGGAATTATAGGACTTTGGACGCAGATCAATAAGCAGTTATTCAATGGTGCTGAATTTAATGCGGCTTCTGCAAAAGTACTTATGATTCATTCCGCATCTGAAGCAGGAAATATCGGACCGGACCCTCATCACGGATGGGGATTCATTAATGCTAAAAAAGGGGCAGAATTATTGGTAGGAAAGTCCAACGGTACGGTTCTATTTACAGACGAAACCTTAAATAGCGGTGTAGCTAACAGAAAAACAATTACAGCTACCGGAACAGAACCTCTTAAAGTAACGATTTCATGGATCGATCCAGCTTACAAGGTACCCAACTATCAAACTTTTCAAGAATTACACAACGTAAGAACATCTACTTTAGTAAATGATATTGATCTTAGAATTATTGACACCTCCAATAATACAGTTTATTATCCTTGGAAACTGGATCCGGCTAATCCGCTAACAGCAACTAAAGCTGATAATAAAGTAGACAATGTAGAACAGGTAGTCATTGATGCTCCAACTGCAGGAAGATCTTACAGAATAGAAATTACCAATAAAGGAAATCTGGTTAACGATTCCGGTGCTAATGCTCCTCAAAACTATTCTATTATGGTAACCGGCTACAACAGCCAGCAAGCGCCAGCATCCAAATCAGTTACCAATGAAAAATCTCTGAACAGTAATATCAGTATCGTTCCTACACTAACAAAAAGCACTGTAAACGTACTGAATGCTCCGGAAAAATCAGTATTTAACCTATATGATCTATCAGGAAAAAAACTACATAGCGGAACAATCAACCGTGGAACAGAATCTATAGATCTTTCATCTTATCCTAATGCCATCTATATTATAGAAATCAATACAGGAAAAGAAACTGTTTCCAAGAGAGTTATTAAAGAATAG
- the dnaE gene encoding DNA polymerase III subunit alpha, with protein MYLIFDTETTGLPKNFNAPLSDSENWPRMVQIAWQVHDDNGNLIENQDYIIKPEGYDIPFNAARIHGITTKIANEEGRDLQEILEEFSKVLEKVRVVSGHNVEFDYNIVGAEFYRKNLQDNLQDKPRADTMILGTNYCQLGGGRGGRFKPPKLEELYEKLYGHKFDEAHNAAADVNATAQVFFEMMRIGVIPAELLKVSEDQLAYFKTLHPDPIKPFSIVIRRQVADFNNKKKQQDFGSIDEIDLGQYFNFDNHSVFSTLSATSSINDLIKRASDDNFPAVGMVDLGNMMGAFKFVSAVEGANGDRAKKHKEFLTKKQEAEENGTEFNETEPVSEPLIPVVGCEFYISDRYEQKQFTKDDPDRRTQVVLLAKDFNGYKNLAKLSSIGFLKGFYFGVPRVSRELIAQYKEGVIALTSGIHGDIPDAILNTGEQKGEELFKWWKDTFEDDFYVQIQNHKLPEEEHLNEVLLYFADKYNVKILAQNETYYTNKDDSNIQDIVSCIKDGEKLSTPVGKGFGKRRGLATGEYYIKNAEEIKETFLAYPDAFEAYEEFTAKFKPYTLKRDVLLPKFDIPEEFIHTEDEIDGGKRGEMAYLTYLTYEGAKKRYGIEGITEEVKERLDFELEVIANTGYPGYFLIVQDFCNEARKMGVWVGPGRGSAAGSAVAYCIGITNVDPIKYDLLFERFLNPERVSMPDIDIDFDDEGRDRVIKWVIDKYGQSQVAQIITYSVLGGKSAIKDAGRVLDVPIPDTNNIAKLIPSTPGMNIAKALAKYEKLKPEEQMLVDEMRFVLDSPGDPRHDVLASAKKMEGCIRNTGIHACGVIITPEDVSNLVPVTIAAKDADILVSQFDNSVAESAGLLKMDFLGLRTLTIIKDAIKLVKARYGVDIDPDLIPLDDTKTYQLFKEGRTVGIFQYESPGMQKYMRELKPTVFADLIAMNALYRPGPIKYIPNFINRKHGIEEIVYDLPETEEYLKETYGITVYQEQVMLLSQKLANFTKGEADTLRKAMGKKQIDVLNKMYPKFIEGGRKNNLNEERLEKIWNDWKAFAEYAFNKSHSTCYAFIAYQTAFLKANYPAEYMASVMSNNINNTDSITMFMEDCKSMGVDVLGPDVNESQYKFSVNEKGQIRFGLGAIKGIGEGPSEAITRERENGKFKNIYDFFERILPSQMNKRVAESLVLAGAFDELDAFHRGQYFDIDMAGKTNLERLIRYGQSFQESKHEMENSLFADFAEEVQIEQPKLPPCPEWPNMHKLNKEKEIIGFYLSAHPLDEFKYQFQFMQGQLSKKAVLEKEEEEKTNTEEAPVLETDAQDDSVDLTEIVSDEMSIGEEEVVEEVVKKAEPKGNFLFLNLDEVDAYKEQAFSNKQEELFEEKKKDWKTIQKERENGGGGKEYTVAGLITEYRVQDGFRSGEKVAFVTLEDYSGSYSFRLGDRDYMRLKEKLEVQRFVIFKIKFAQVKDGRVFVNVNDVIELQEAFERFAKSISLVMDVMDVRPEDLDFFRTVLDRNKGNQKLKFFIKNIEDDSHLEVQSMKHSVDLNGDLIKEIQLLNKYEFYLN; from the coding sequence ATGTATTTAATTTTTGACACAGAAACAACCGGTTTACCTAAGAATTTCAACGCCCCGCTTTCCGATTCAGAAAACTGGCCCAGAATGGTTCAGATTGCATGGCAGGTGCATGATGACAATGGAAATCTTATTGAAAACCAGGACTACATTATAAAACCGGAAGGGTATGATATTCCCTTCAACGCTGCCAGAATTCACGGGATTACAACTAAGATAGCTAATGAAGAAGGCCGTGATCTTCAGGAAATCCTGGAAGAATTTTCCAAAGTGCTTGAAAAAGTAAGGGTGGTATCCGGTCATAATGTAGAATTTGATTACAATATTGTAGGAGCTGAATTTTACAGAAAAAATTTACAGGACAACCTTCAGGATAAGCCTAGAGCAGATACCATGATCTTAGGAACCAACTACTGCCAGCTTGGCGGCGGAAGGGGAGGAAGGTTCAAACCACCAAAGCTGGAAGAGCTTTATGAAAAATTGTACGGACATAAATTTGACGAAGCACATAATGCCGCAGCCGACGTAAATGCCACGGCACAGGTGTTTTTTGAAATGATGAGAATCGGGGTGATTCCTGCAGAACTGTTAAAAGTTTCTGAAGATCAGCTGGCTTATTTCAAAACGCTTCATCCTGATCCTATCAAGCCTTTCAGTATTGTTATCAGAAGGCAGGTAGCTGACTTTAATAATAAGAAAAAACAACAGGACTTTGGAAGTATTGACGAGATTGATCTTGGGCAATATTTTAACTTTGATAATCATAGTGTCTTCTCAACGTTATCAGCTACTTCAAGCATTAATGATTTAATTAAAAGGGCATCAGATGACAATTTTCCGGCTGTCGGAATGGTGGATCTGGGAAATATGATGGGTGCTTTTAAATTTGTGTCTGCAGTAGAAGGAGCCAATGGGGACCGTGCAAAAAAGCACAAAGAATTTTTAACGAAAAAACAGGAAGCTGAAGAAAACGGAACCGAATTTAATGAAACAGAACCTGTTTCAGAGCCTTTGATTCCTGTTGTTGGCTGTGAATTTTATATTTCAGACCGCTATGAACAGAAACAGTTTACCAAAGATGATCCGGACAGAAGAACACAGGTTGTTCTCTTAGCAAAGGATTTTAACGGATACAAAAACTTAGCAAAGCTTTCAAGTATCGGTTTTTTAAAAGGTTTCTATTTCGGAGTTCCAAGGGTAAGCCGTGAGCTGATTGCCCAGTATAAAGAAGGGGTTATTGCTTTGACGTCAGGGATTCATGGAGATATCCCGGATGCTATTCTTAATACCGGTGAACAAAAAGGTGAGGAACTTTTCAAATGGTGGAAAGATACTTTTGAAGATGATTTTTATGTTCAGATCCAGAATCATAAGCTACCGGAAGAAGAACATTTGAACGAAGTTTTACTGTATTTTGCAGATAAATATAATGTTAAGATTTTAGCTCAGAACGAAACGTATTATACCAATAAAGACGATTCTAATATTCAGGATATTGTAAGCTGTATTAAAGACGGTGAAAAACTGTCAACCCCTGTTGGGAAAGGATTTGGAAAGAGAAGAGGACTGGCAACGGGAGAATATTATATTAAAAATGCTGAAGAAATAAAAGAAACTTTTCTGGCTTATCCCGATGCTTTCGAAGCATATGAAGAATTTACGGCTAAGTTTAAACCATATACTTTAAAAAGAGATGTTCTCCTGCCGAAGTTTGATATTCCTGAGGAATTTATTCATACGGAAGATGAGATAGACGGAGGAAAACGTGGTGAAATGGCTTATCTTACTTACCTTACTTATGAAGGCGCTAAAAAGAGATATGGTATTGAGGGTATTACAGAAGAAGTTAAAGAACGTCTTGATTTTGAGCTTGAAGTAATTGCCAATACTGGGTATCCGGGGTATTTCCTTATTGTACAGGATTTTTGTAACGAGGCCCGTAAAATGGGAGTTTGGGTTGGTCCCGGAAGAGGATCGGCAGCAGGCTCTGCGGTAGCATACTGTATTGGAATTACTAATGTTGACCCAATTAAATATGATCTCCTTTTTGAGAGATTCCTGAATCCCGAAAGGGTCTCAATGCCGGATATTGATATCGACTTTGATGATGAAGGTAGAGACAGGGTTATCAAATGGGTAATTGATAAATATGGACAGAGCCAGGTGGCGCAGATTATTACTTACTCTGTTTTGGGTGGGAAATCTGCGATTAAAGATGCAGGAAGGGTTCTTGATGTTCCGATTCCTGATACTAATAATATTGCGAAACTTATTCCATCTACACCAGGAATGAATATTGCCAAAGCTTTGGCAAAATATGAAAAACTGAAACCGGAAGAGCAAATGCTCGTTGATGAAATGAGATTTGTTCTTGATAGCCCCGGGGATCCACGCCATGACGTTCTTGCGAGTGCAAAAAAGATGGAAGGATGCATCAGAAATACAGGAATCCACGCCTGCGGAGTAATTATTACTCCTGAAGACGTAAGTAATCTGGTTCCGGTGACTATTGCTGCGAAAGATGCTGATATTCTGGTGTCACAGTTTGATAACTCAGTAGCGGAAAGCGCAGGACTTCTGAAAATGGACTTTTTGGGTCTTAGAACACTTACAATTATCAAAGATGCAATAAAGCTGGTTAAAGCAAGATATGGAGTAGATATTGATCCGGATCTTATTCCGCTGGATGATACAAAAACATATCAGTTATTTAAAGAAGGAAGAACAGTAGGGATTTTCCAGTACGAAAGTCCCGGGATGCAAAAATACATGAGAGAGCTGAAGCCAACGGTTTTTGCCGATCTTATTGCCATGAACGCATTGTATCGCCCAGGTCCAATTAAGTATATCCCGAACTTTATTAACAGGAAACATGGAATTGAAGAAATTGTCTATGACCTTCCTGAAACAGAGGAATATTTAAAAGAAACCTACGGAATTACTGTTTATCAGGAGCAGGTAATGCTTTTATCTCAAAAACTGGCCAACTTTACAAAAGGTGAAGCCGATACGCTGAGAAAAGCAATGGGTAAAAAACAGATCGACGTTCTGAATAAGATGTACCCTAAGTTTATTGAAGGAGGAAGAAAGAATAATCTTAATGAGGAAAGGCTGGAGAAGATCTGGAATGACTGGAAAGCTTTTGCGGAATATGCCTTCAACAAATCCCACTCAACCTGTTATGCCTTTATTGCTTATCAAACGGCTTTTTTAAAAGCCAACTATCCTGCAGAATATATGGCGAGTGTAATGAGTAATAACATTAACAATACGGATTCGATCACCATGTTCATGGAAGATTGTAAAAGTATGGGGGTTGATGTTCTGGGGCCTGATGTGAATGAATCACAATATAAATTTTCCGTAAACGAAAAAGGGCAGATCCGTTTTGGATTGGGAGCAATTAAAGGTATAGGTGAAGGGCCGAGTGAAGCCATTACGCGAGAAAGAGAAAACGGAAAATTCAAAAATATTTACGACTTTTTTGAAAGAATACTGCCTTCCCAGATGAATAAGAGAGTGGCGGAAAGTTTAGTGCTTGCGGGAGCATTTGATGAATTGGATGCTTTCCATAGAGGCCAGTATTTTGATATTGATATGGCTGGAAAAACCAATCTTGAAAGGTTGATCAGATACGGACAAAGCTTCCAGGAGAGTAAACACGAAATGGAAAATTCCCTGTTTGCTGATTTTGCGGAAGAAGTACAGATTGAACAGCCTAAACTGCCTCCTTGTCCGGAATGGCCCAATATGCATAAGCTGAATAAAGAAAAAGAAATTATAGGATTCTATCTTTCTGCGCATCCGCTGGATGAGTTTAAATATCAGTTCCAGTTTATGCAGGGACAGCTTTCCAAAAAAGCGGTATTGGAAAAAGAAGAGGAAGAAAAAACAAATACAGAAGAAGCTCCCGTTCTGGAGACCGATGCACAAGATGATTCTGTTGATCTTACAGAGATTGTATCGGATGAAATGTCCATAGGAGAAGAGGAAGTTGTAGAAGAGGTTGTTAAAAAAGCAGAACCGAAAGGGAATTTTCTGTTTCTCAATCTGGATGAAGTAGATGCTTATAAAGAACAGGCATTCTCTAATAAACAGGAAGAGCTTTTTGAAGAGAAAAAGAAAGACTGGAAAACAATTCAGAAAGAAAGAGAGAATGGCGGTGGCGGAAAAGAATATACCGTAGCCGGACTTATCACAGAATATAGAGTTCAGGATGGATTCCGAAGCGGGGAGAAGGTGGCTTTTGTTACTTTGGAAGATTATTCCGGATCTTATTCTTTCAGGCTGGGGGATAGAGATTATATGCGCCTGAAAGAAAAGCTGGAAGTTCAGAGGTTTGTTATATTTAAAATAAAATTTGCCCAGGTAAAAGACGGACGGGTTTTTGTGAATGTGAATGATGTAATCGAGCTGCAGGAAGCTTTTGAAAGATTTGCTAAAAGTATTTCTCTGGTAATGGATGTGATGGATGTCAGGCCGGAAGATCTGGATTTCTTCAGAACAGTTCTCGACAGGAATAAAGGAAACCAGAAACTGAAATTCTTTATTAAAAATATAGAAGATGATTCCCATCTGGAAGTGCAGTCTATGAAACATTCTGTAGATCTGAACGGAGATCTGATTAAGGAGATTCAGCTTCTGAATAAATATGAGTTCTATCTCAATTAG